The Aureispira anguillae genome contains a region encoding:
- a CDS encoding LolA family protein, with protein sequence MRLLILILAFSVQWALGQSLKDDLDRMYKVYENQSDLYAKIESVVYEDGNEKMTKKMTIKKKGGQYLYEMEEQSMLINDKYLVVVDHRNKQISYDKWSEHQANMLAKMYIPLGKDLLEKYPKTEYRGEKSGIRQYSLYNDKVQMSRLDIFFDTKTGLVSQTRHYYNPKLVKNNVYIDMHFKEVDTQPNLSDNAFSEKQFLNITSKGVTAIDKYKTYKLQAALSFQ encoded by the coding sequence ATGAGACTATTAATTTTAATATTAGCCTTTTCTGTTCAATGGGCATTGGGTCAATCGTTAAAAGATGATTTGGACAGAATGTATAAAGTTTATGAAAATCAATCAGATTTATATGCCAAAATCGAGAGTGTTGTCTATGAAGATGGAAATGAGAAGATGACGAAAAAAATGACGATTAAAAAGAAAGGAGGGCAATATTTATATGAAATGGAAGAGCAATCAATGTTAATTAATGATAAATATCTAGTTGTTGTTGATCATAGAAATAAACAAATTTCCTATGACAAATGGAGTGAACATCAAGCTAATATGCTAGCTAAAATGTATATTCCTCTAGGTAAAGATTTATTAGAAAAGTACCCTAAGACGGAATATCGAGGTGAAAAATCAGGCATTAGACAATATAGTTTATACAATGATAAAGTGCAAATGAGTCGGTTAGATATTTTTTTTGACACCAAAACAGGCTTAGTAAGTCAAACAAGGCATTATTATAACCCTAAATTGGTAAAAAATAATGTTTATATAGATATGCATTTTAAAGAAGTAGATACTCAACCCAATCTTTCAGATAATGCTTTTTCTGAGAAGCAATTTCTGAATATAACGTCTAAAGGAGTAACAGCAATAGATAAGTATAAAACTTATAAATTACAAGCCGCATTATCCTTTCAATAA